The following coding sequences lie in one Capsicum annuum cultivar UCD-10X-F1 chromosome 5, UCD10Xv1.1, whole genome shotgun sequence genomic window:
- the LOC107872037 gene encoding LOW QUALITY PROTEIN: F-box/kelch-repeat protein At3g18720-like (The sequence of the model RefSeq protein was modified relative to this genomic sequence to represent the inferred CDS: inserted 2 bases in 1 codon; deleted 1 base in 1 codon): LVRTLIRKRLNLMEDYLNFGIVCKSWHSVPTKSNFTSDLPRIPWLMLPEEEKDKSCRKFYSLYTGMILNKRIPKAVGKRCMESMGWLITVGEEEGEISLLHPFSGVQIELPLQNTTEYYEXNVKTECPSVFIRKAVLSASASHTSNFVLMVIEGDTRMLSFWRLGDSRWTRIRWVPFPYRWFVDMVYLSGFFYAVKIHGEVLVCDVADPEPFKPSHVVLNLPVGPRNHLANVYILESLGSLFVVMRYGVYLSPVNDDSDRTRLPLMHIPCEREKELEEEEEIRYGRRAFRVFHVGLTADDKVNVNIDTGHLVLGHLE, encoded by the exons TTGGTCCGAACTCTCATCCGTAAGCGTCTGAATTTGATGGAAGACTATCTAAATTTCGGCATTGTTTGCAAATCCTGGCACTCTGTACCCACCAAAAGCAATTTCACTAGTGACCTGCCTAGAATTCCATGGCTGATGTTACCTGAAGAGGAAAAGGATAAAAGCTGTCGAAAATTCTATAGCCTCTATACTGGCATGATTTTGAATAAGAGGATTCCTAAGGCCGTTGGGAAGCGATGTATGGAGTCTATGGGATGGCTTATCACAGTAGGTGAAGAAGAGGGTGAAATTAGTTTACTACATCCTTTCTCTGGCGTTCAGATTGAATTACCTCTTCAAAATACTACAGAATATTATGA CAATGTAAAAACTGAATGTCCAAGTGTGTTTATTCGTAAGGCGGTTTTGTCTGCTAGTGCCTCTCACACATCGAACTTTGTTCTCATGGTCATTGAGGGAGATACGAGAATGCTCAGTTTTTGGCGACTTGGGGATTCAAGATGGACTCGAATTCGTTGGGTTCCATTTCCTTATCGTTGGTTTGTTGATATGGTA TATCTTAGTGGCTTCTTTTATGCAGTCAAAATTCATGGTGAGGTCCTAGTCTGTGATGTTGCTGATCCTGAACCCTTTAAACCAAGTCATGTCGTGTTGAATCTACCAGTTGGTCCTCGAAACCATTTAGCTAACGTATACATACTAGAATCACTAGGATCATTATTTGTAGTTATGCGATATGGCGTTTATCTATCGCCTGTCAATGATGATTCTGACAGGACGAGGCTTCCGTTGATGCACATTCCATGTGAACGCGAGAAGGAGCTCGAGGAGGAGGAAGAGATAAGATATGGTAGAAGAGCTTTTCGAGTTTTTCATGTCGGTTTAACTGCTGATGACAAAGTAAATGTTAACATTGATACTGGCCACTTAGTGCTGGGTCACCTTGAATAA
- the LOC107872614 gene encoding uncharacterized acetyltransferase At3g50280-like, translating into MPSASAVSLVSKCTIFPSQKSSLSDLKLSVSDLPMLSVHYIQKGCLFTRPPFPIPHLISLLKLSLSQTLTHFPPLAGRFVTDSDGYVYISCNDTGVDFVQASATHIFIRDVIGSTDVPDHVKEFFPMDRTVSYQGHFIPLLSVQVTELADGVFIGCAVNHSVTDGTSLWNFFNTFAQVSRGVKRIIRQPDFTPNSVLISNVVLKLPADGPKVTFSGDAPLRERIFSFSRESIQTLKAKTNNQKLNFDGEINVVELMAKQSNDPLKIKTETETINPMAEISSFQSLCALLWRAVTRARKFPASKMTTFRMAVNCRHRLQPKLNPLYFGNAIQSIPTYASAGDVLSHDLHWCAEQLNKNVKAHDDAKVRKFVEDWEKDPRCFPLGNFDGAMLTMGSSPRFPMYDNDFGWGRPVAVRSGRANKFDGKISAFPGREGGGSVDLEVILSPKTMQGLEYDPEFMQFVTRY; encoded by the coding sequence ATGCCTTCTGCTTCAGCTGTAAGTTTGGTATCCAAATGCACTATTTTCCCCTCccaaaaatcatctctttctgATCTGAAACTCTCTGTTTCCGATCTTCCTATGCTCTCTGTTCACTACATCCAGAAAGGTTGTCTGTTTACTCGTCCTCCTTTTCCTATCCCTCACCTCATTTCCCTTCTCAAGCTCAGTCTTTCTCAGACACTCACTCACTTCCCTCCACTAGCAGGTCGATTTGTGACTGACTCGGATGGCTACGTCTACATTTCTTGCAATGATACTGGCGTTGATTTTGTTCAAGCTTCAGCCACTCACATTTTCATTCGCGATGTCATTGGCTCCACTGATGTTCCTGATCATGTCAAGGAATTTTTCCCTATGGACCGCACGGTTAGCTATCAAGGGcattttatccctcttttatCCGTTCAAGTGACGGAACTAGCTGATGGTGTTTTCATCGGATGCGCTGTCAATCATTCTGTCACTGATGGGACATCATTATGGAACTTTTTCAATACATTTGCTCAGGTGAGCAGGGGTGTCAAAAGGATTATAAGACAGCCCGATTTTACCCCAAATTCAGTTTTGATTTCAAATGTTGTGCTAAAACTCCCTGCTGATGGACCCAAAGTCACGTTTTCCGGCGATGCTCCATTGAGGGAGAGGATTTTTAGTTTTAGCAGGGAATCAATTCAAACACTCAAAGCGAAGACTAACAATCAGAAACTGAATTTCGATGGAGAAATTAATGTTGTTGAATTAATGGCAAAACAGAGCAACGATCCCCTGAAAATCAAGACAGAAACGGAAACGATAAATCCAATGGCTGAGATTTCATCATTTCAATCACTTTGCGCATTGCTCTGGCGTGCAGTGACACGTGCAAGGAAATTCCCAGCTTCAAAAATGACGACATTCCGAATGGCTGTAAATTGCCGTCACCGTCTCCAGCCGAAGCTAAATCCGCTATACTTTGGCAACGCAATTCAAAGCATTCCAACTTACGCATCAGCAGGGGACGTTTTATCTCACGATCTGCATTGGTGTGCTGAGCAATTGAACAAAAATGTGAAGGCTCACGATGATGCTAAGGTGAGGAAGTTCGTAGAGGATTGGGAGAAGGATCCGCGGTGTTTTCCATTGGGAAATTTTGACGGAGCTATGCTCACAATGGGTAGCTCTCCAAGGTTTCCAATGTACGATAACGATTTTGGCTGGGGCAGGCCCGTTGCTGTCCGAAGTGGACGGGCTAATAAATTTGACGGTAAGATATCAGCATTTCCTGGTCGAGAAGGAGGAGGAAGCGTGGATTTGGAGGTGATTTTGTCACCCAAAACAatgcaaggattggagtatgATCCCGAATTCATGCAGTTTGTTACTCGCTATTGA